The following proteins come from a genomic window of Vidua chalybeata isolate OUT-0048 chromosome 2, bVidCha1 merged haplotype, whole genome shotgun sequence:
- the ENDOD1 gene encoding endonuclease domain-containing 1 protein — MQHTTPPPALSPSLDSRCCSAPALPLPWASLLLFPDDFRLLGILSCGQLAPAACVSAASRTFGFPTCCLQNAPAPRRDRLWFQISFPSHATPEFQTLSGFAAAWTLSAGPLPYPAEADGASLGSREWTMKTSIVFLLCISVFPGFSQGRVVREDETGFAECNVFFSGQVPPEGFTEPFHVKICQQYNKEPRFATLYSTKDKIPLYSAFKFTKPAQSEEENWLVEPQIDDPENDLHEMVHEADIGGTVANLGANQALTSDYVGSGYERGLLNPSLLNEEDFQVATYTLTNAVPLSPALSKSWHRDIGKVVEQALIPYCSKMDHLYLLAGAIPSSIQVKGKVSVPESLWLAACCDAPEGWSMGLVKNINDENSLADLTVRELEKQLLPGVHLFKGNCGKDKQSQKKREAVLQVVSQIRSGEQVGKSNNQETKESGWVRKVAGIIATPFIKLLELLIYIFVELVKFVFYFLWLVVKRVVGTILDGVYSLWNGMVSYLKAVSMVLISIPYDVGRVIVNIFLGFLQIVRDVLSLTYRILSIPVAFVLHLAAFPYHSICAIPSVLKDMATGIGGTFALVIDATAAVLHGFYYLAGHIVKRFVPKASSDD; from the exons ATGCAGCACACCACACCCCCGCCGGCGCTGAGCCCCAGCCTGGACAGTCggtgctgctcagctccagccctgccgcTGCCATGGGCgtccctcctcctcttcccagaTGATTTCAGGTTGCTTGGCATCCTCTCCTGCGGGCAGTTGGCGCCCGCTGCGTGTGTCAGCGCAGCCTCGCGCACGTTCGGTTTCCCAACGTGCTGCCTGCAGAACGCGCCGGCTCCCCGAAGGGATCGGCTGTGgtttcagatttcatttccCTCGCACGCTACACCCGAATTCCAGACGCTTTCTGGCTTCGCTGCTGCATGGACTCTGAGCGCAGGTCCTTTGCCGTACCCAGCGGAGGCAGACGGGGCTTCCCTCGGCTCCAGGGAGTGGACCATGAAGACGTCAATTGTATTCTTGCTTTGCATCTCAGTTTTCCCAGGCTTTTCCCAGGGCAGAGTTGTTAGAGAGGATGAAACTGGTTTTGCCGAGTGTAACGTGTTCTTCTCTGGACAAGTCCCACCCGAAGGATTTACGGAGCCGTTCCATGTGAAAATCTGTCAGCAGTACAACAAAGAGCCACGGTTTGCAACCCTCTACAGTACTAAGGACAAAATCCCTCTTTATTCAGCTTTTAAGTTTACAAAGCCAGCTCAAAGTGAGGAGGAGAACTGGCTGGTTGAACCGCAG ATAGATGATCCAGAAAATGACTTGCATGAAATGGTGCATGAAGCCGATATTGGTGGCACTGTGGCTAACCTTGGTGCAAATCAAGCTCTGACCTCAGACTATGTGGGCTCTGGCTACGAGAGAGGCCTTCTCAATCCCAGTTTGCTTAATGAGGAGGATTTCCAGGTGGCCACTTACACACTCACAAACGCTGTCCCtctgagcccagctctgagcaaaaGCTGGCACAGAGACATTGGGAAGGTAGTGGAGCAAGCTCTGATCCCTTACTGTTCCAAGATGGATCACCTATATCTCCTTGCAGGCGCAATTCCTTCCAGCATCCAAGTTAAAGGCAAGGTGTCAGTGCCAGAGAGCCTCTGGCTGGCAGCCTGCTGTGATGCTCCAGAGGGGTGGTCCATGGGACTAGTGAAAAATATCAATGACGAGAACAGCTTGGCAGACCTCACGGTGAGAGAGTTGGAGAAGCAGCTTCTACCAGGAGTTCACTTGTTCAAAGGCAACTGTGGGAAAGACAAACAAAgccagaagaaaagagaagcagtATTGCAAGTTGTCAGTCAGATCCGCTCTGgagagcaagtgggaaaaagtaACAACCAGGAGACCAAAGAGAGTGGCTGGGTGAGAAAAGTGGCTGGCATCATTGCTACCCCTTTCATCAAACTTCTGGAACTCCTCATCTACATCTTTGTGGAACTGGtgaaatttgtgttttattttctgtggctCGTTGTAAAGCGAGTTGTTGGTACAATTCTGGACGGAGTCTACAGCCTGTGGAATGGGATGGTGTCCTACCTTAAAGCCGTCAGCATGGTGCTCATCAGCATCCCCTATGATGTTGGGAGGGTCATCGTCAACATCTTCCTGGGCTTCCTGCAAATTGTTCGAGATGTGCTATCCCTCACCTACAGGATCCTGAGCATCCCTGTGGCATTTGTCCTTCACCTTGCTGCTTTCCCTTACCACTCCATCTGTGCCATTCCCTCTGTCCTTAAAGACATGGCCACTGGGATCGGGGGCACCTTCGCGCTGGTCATTGATGCCACGGCCGCGGTTCTGCATGGCTTTTATTACCTAGCTGGTCACATCGTCAAACGGTTTGTCCCTAAAGCCTCTTCTGATGACTGA